TGTTAAGGATGCTGAGACAGGTGAAAAGAGGGAGATAGACCTTGGACTTGTGGGTGAGATTGAGTCGGTGGACCCCGGCATAATCAACATGCTCACAGATAACAACTACATCCCTGTGATATCACCCATAGGTGTTGACAGGAACGCCAACACACTCAACCTCAATGCAGATACGGTTGCAGGCGAGGTTGCAGCGGGTATAGGGGCAGAGAAACTTATAGTCTTAACAGATGTGCCTGGAATACTCGAGGACCCCTCAGATCCCGACACCCTCATAAGGAAGGTGAGTGTTGATGAACTCAGCGACCTTGTAAAGAGCGGTATAGTTGAGGGGGGGATGCTCCCCAAGACACTCACATGCATACAGGCCATAAATGATGGTGTCTCATCGGCCCATATAATAGATGGAAGGGTTGAGCACTCCCTTCTACTTGAAATATTCACAAAGAAGGGTATTGGGACTATGATAACCAAGTGATTGCTTCGTGTTCTCTT
This is a stretch of genomic DNA from Methanothermobacter sp.. It encodes these proteins:
- the argB gene encoding acetylglutamate kinase, which translates into the protein MKTVNILVEALPYIKKFHKKKIMIKYGGHAMIDEAAMDSTARDTVLLKYVGMEPVVVHGGGPEISRAMNKMGKEPKFIEGLRVTDEETMEIVKMVLVGKINTSIVSKICYHGGRAIGLSGKDSNLLLAKKRAPHVVKDAETGEKREIDLGLVGEIESVDPGIINMLTDNNYIPVISPIGVDRNANTLNLNADTVAGEVAAGIGAEKLIVLTDVPGILEDPSDPDTLIRKVSVDELSDLVKSGIVEGGMLPKTLTCIQAINDGVSSAHIIDGRVEHSLLLEIFTKKGIGTMITK